Within Schaalia sp. HMT-172, the genomic segment TTGGAGGCGCTGCTGAGCGCCGACACCTTTGCCGCCCTCATGCGCGACTCGCGTCTGCCCGCCCTCGTTGAGCTCGCGGGCGTCGCAGACCCGGCTGCCACCCTCACGCGCTTCTTCATTCTCGGCCAGCCCGAGAGGGCGTCGGCCCTCGCCGGGGCGCTCCCGACGCTTGGGGCGCAGGGCCTGGAGACCCTCGGCCTGGCGGCCGTCATCGACGAGGCCGAGGCCGCCTCCGGCCTCGTCATGCCGCGCGCGTGCGCCAAGCCCACATCAACGTCCGCGCCCACGCGGGAGCGCGCCGAGGCGGGAGAGGATGGGGAGGCCTCGTCCCGGGAGGCGCCCACCCTGCCGACGATGCGGGACCCCGACGAGGAGGCTTCCGAGCCCGAGGTCGAGCACGACCCCTGGATGCGCGCGCTCTTCGACCTGCGCCCACACGCGGCCGCGCTGCCGGGCGGGGACCACGACTGGTGGGTGACCTCGGACCTGGGGGAGGCACAGACCGGCAGGCCGCTGGCCGATGACCACGTGCTCGGCATCGGCGGGGCGACCCTGACGCTCCTGGAGATGACGGTGCGCGATCGGGTTGACTCGGCCCTGGATCTGGGCTGCGGGTGCGGCATCCAGGCCCTGTACTTGGCGACGCATGCCGACCGCGTGGTGGCGACCGACCTGTCGGCGCGGGCTTGCGCGCTCACCCAGTTCAACGCCGCCCTCAACGAGACGGTCATCGACGTGCGCGAGGGGTCCCTCTTCGAGCCGGTCGCCGGTGAGACTTTCGACCTCATCGTCTCCAACCCGCCCTTCGTGATCACGCCGGACAGCGTGCGCGGGACAGCCGGCCTGCTCGAGTACCGCGACGGCGGCATGGATCGCGACAACCTGATCCGGGCGGTCCTGCGTGAGGCTCCCACCTACCTGGCGCCCGGGGGCACGCTGCAGATGCTCGCGAACTGGGAGATTCCCGCGAGCCGCAACCCGGACACGCAGTGGTCGTGGCGCGTGGATTCTTGGCTCGACGGACTGCCGGTGGACGCGTGGGTGGTCCAGCGCGACGTCCTCGATCCCGCGCGCTACGTGGACATGTGGATCCGTGACTCGGGCGGCCAGCTGATGGCGCGCGCCGACTACGATCGCGCGTTTACGTCGTGGCTGGTGGATTTCCGTCGCGCGGGCACGGGCGCGATCGGCATGGGTTTCGTGGCGCTGCGCAGGCTCGACGAGGCCGAGGCCGCCTCGGGTGGGGTTCGCGCCTACGACCTGTCCCTCGATGGGCACGCCCCGCGCGGGCGCGACGTGGCGTGGGCGCTGGCCTCCCTGCGCGCCCCCGAGCTGTGGGAGGTGGCGCTCACGCGTGCGTCGGATGTGCGCGAGGAGCGCCACTACGTGCCGGGTAGCCCGGATCCGGAGCTGTTGATCCTGCATCAGGGCGGGGGGCTGGGCCGTTCCGTGCCGGTCTCGTCGGCCGTGTCCGCGGTCGTGGGGGCTTCGGATGGGGAGTTGACGGTCGGGCAGATCGCGTCGGCCGTCGCGATGCTCACCTCGGTTGAGGTGGAGGATGTACGCGCCGAGGTCGAGGCTCCCCTGCGCGACCTGATCCGCTGGGGGTTCCTCACCTACTGAGCGCTGTTGCGTGCGGGGGCGCCGCGGCCGCGGGGGCGGCCGCGGCGCCCTGGCTGCATCGGGTGGGCTGTGTGGTGTCGTTTCGGGCGCGTTGCGAGCGTGGGTGCGGGTGGGCATGAAGTCGGCTCCAGATGTGGGGGCCCTGTGTTAGCCTGGCGCCACACTCACGCGAAGGAGCGACATGGACTACGAGCTGGCCTACCGCTACGGTGTCCCCTCGCGCCTGGATGAGGGCGCGGGGCTTGCGCTGGCGACATCGGGAGGGTCCACCCCCGAGGGGGAGGCGGCGCACCCCTATTTCTTCTCGGGCTTCATGGAGCGCCCCGACGTGGTGGCCGCCGGCCTACTCGCGGTCGCGCGCGTGGCGCGCACCCGCTTTTACGTGCCGCCCGGCATGGTTCCCACCCCCGGTGGGGGATTGACGCGGATCGGGATGCTCGACCCGGTGGTCACCAGCACGGCGGAGGGCCTGCGCTTTGAGTCTTTTAGCGTCTGCTGCGGCGTGTACGCGCGGCTCGACGTGCAGGCCTCGGCCCTGGACGCCACTCACTGCGCGGTCGGCGTGACCAACGTGGACGTGAACCAGCCGCTGCGCGCCGCCCTGGCGTCCCTGCGAGCGGGGGAACCCCTGCACCTGGGCGTGGGCGAGGAGGGGCTGACGGCCACGACCTTGGACGAGGAGGTCACGGAGGAGAAGGTGCAGCTGTCCTTGCGCTGGCTCAAGGGCTTCGCGGAGACGCAGATGCTCAGCTCTGTGATGATGCCTCTCCACGCGTTGAACGCCGTGCAGGCCCGCGCGTTCATCCGGGGTCTGCCCAGGTCCAGCGCGACGGGCACGGTCATGTGGGCGGGGCGTGCTGTGCGCGGCCTGCGCCTGGGGACCAGGCCCGCTCCGGGGGCCGCGTGCGTCGCCGGGCCCGAGCGCCTGCGCGTGTTCGAGCCTCTCCTGCACCTCATGACGTCGCTTGAGGCCTACGGATCTCACGTGGACGCGGGCAGCGAGCCGGTCGCCTCCCTGTGGGTTGCCTGCCTGCCCGGCGCGCGCCTGAGCGTGGGGCTCAGCCCCGCCAAGTCCCGCGGCTTTTCCGGGGAGGGCGCGGTCCTGGCCTCCCTGGGGGATCCGCGCGTCGAGGAGGACGCGGACATGCTCTCCGCCCTGCTCTCCTTCGAGCCGCGCATCGATACGCGGCTTATGGCCGCCCGCTCCGGCCTGGCCCCCGACCGGGTGGCCGGCGGCCTGGCGCTCCTGGCCTCGAGCGGGCAGGTCGGCTTCGACGTCACCGAGGGCGCCTACTTCCACCGTCCCCTGCCCGTGCGTGCCGACGCGCTCACCGCCATGCACCCGCGCCTGGCCGGGGCGCGCACGCTCATTGAGCGCGGCGCGATCACACGGGAGGAGGGCGCGCGATTCCGCGTGTCGTCGGGTGCGAACCGCTACCGCGTGGAGGTACCTGCCGACCCCTACGCCATCGGCGAGTACCGCTGCACCTGCCCGTGGTGGATGAAACATAGGGGAGGGCGCGGTCCCTGCAAGCACGTCCTCGCCGTTTCCCTGCTCCTGAAGGAGGAATCGTGAGCACCATCCGTTGGCTGCCCGACACCCTGGATGAGTGCATGGACTTTTGGAGGCTCCACCTGTGGGTCCGGCAGCACCCGGGCCTGTGGACGCTCGACCAGGTCTACGCGCGCATGCTGGAAATCAACGACGGCCCGCCCACGGATGCTGACCTGGCCGTGAGCACCCGCCTGTCCGATCCGTGGATGGACGGCATCGGCTTCCTGCGCCTGGCGGAATTGAAGGGTGACCTGGCCCTCGAGCATGACGAGCGATTCCTGACGGCGCTCATCGGCCTCGAACCCGGGCTGCAGCTGCCCCTCATGCGCGCCGATCGGGAGCTGCGCGAGGAGCTGGTGTGGGGGATGCTACGCCAGGAGGGTAACCGCGGCGTGTCACTGTCCGCCTCCGACCGTTCTGCCTCCATGGGCTCGAGGCGGGCGCCCGGCTGGTCGCGCACGCTCGCTGCCTGCGCCGACGAGGGGCTCATCGACCGGGATCGCCTCATCGATGCCCTCCTCGCCATGCTTGCCGCTGACCTGCCTTCCGCGCGCGCCGGCTGGCATTCGCGGACCCTGCGCCTGCTTGCCATGACCCTGGACGAGGCCGAGGCCCGTCAGGGGGCCCTGTGCGCCCTCATGTCCTCTCCCGTCGGGCCGACCGTCACCCTGGCGGTCGGGCAGCTGACCGCCCTTTCGAAGGGCGGGCGACTCGACCTGGAGCTCTTTGCTCGCAGCTGCGAGGGGGCGCTCATGGGGTCGAAGGCGAACGCCCTGCGCGTGCTCGGGGTCCTGCGTGATGGCCTCGGCGCCGTGGAGGGCACGGACCTCGAACCCCTGCTCGGCGTCGCCCTCTCCTTCCCGGACGCGCAGGTGCAGCGGGCGGCGCTGGGGCTGGCGCGCGATAACGTGACCGCCAGCCTCCTGACGCGCGAGAGCGTCGCCGCCATCGTGCGTCTGGCCGACCTGGATCCGCTGGTCGTCCCCGAGGCGCGCGAGTTCGTGTCCGTCTGCGCGGTGGGTGACCGGCCCGGCCCTGGCCTCGTGCCAGAAACCCGGGGCGAGCCGGGTTCCTTCCTGCCGCCTCCCCGCGAGGCGGGCGACCTGGTACCGATGAGCGCCGAGGACGTGAGCGGGCGGGTCGGCGTCCTGGCCGAGAAGGCGCAGATGGGGCTCGAATACGAGGCGCTGCTCGCGTTCCTCGCCTCTCCAGAGTTCACCCCGGACGCGCTGGAATCGTTGCGCCCGCTCGTGCGGCACCTGACCACGCGCAGATTTGGGTACGAGCGCATGCTCGGATCTCTCCTGCAGATAGCCCTCGATGGGGGAGGGGAGGGCGTGGAGAGCCCGCTGGCCGCTGGCACCGCCTGGTTGGAATCGGAAAATATGCCGACCCTTCTGCGAGAGCGCATCATCGAAGTTGTGGGCCTGGTCGAGTGTGGACGGCGCTACCGTCTCCTGGCCACGCCCACCGACGACCGGGGAGCCGTGAACCCGCTTGTCCTCGTGCACCGCGCCCTGGACAACGGGGACGCCGCGCCCCTTCCCGCGGACCTCACCCAGGCGCTGCTGCGCGTGGACACCGAGCACCCGGACTGCGCGGCCGCGCTTGCGCTCGTGGAGGAGCGGGAGGCGGAGCTGCCCGCCGCGGATCGCATCCGCCTCGCGCTCACGGGTGCGGTGCGCAGACGGGCCGAGGGCTACCTGTCCTCCCTCGCCGTTGCGTGGGAGGGGCACCCCGCCTACGAGTCGCGCAGCGGGAAGCCGAAGGTCGCGCGTGACGGCTCGCCCGTCTACGCGTTCTTTACCCCGCGCGTCGTCGGCGCAGATACGGGCGCGACAGGCCCTGAGCTGGGCGCGCTCGCGGATATTGCGAGCGCCTCGGGTGATTTTACTGCCCACCGATATCTCTACCCCGCGTCGGTGCGTCACTTCGCCGTCTGCCTGATCGCCTCGCAGTGGTATGTGCTTGACAGTACGCAGCTGACCGCTGACTGCTATCGGGCCCTGTGTGAGCACGGCGGGCGCTGGGATTCGCTGTCTGCCCAGCTCCTCGGCCAGGCGATGGGCGAACGCGAGGTCGAGTCGCGCGCGCTCGGCGTCGAGGCCCTGGCCGCCCTGGTGGCGCGCGGTGACCTCTCCTTCGACCAGGCCGTGGCCGGTTTTGAGGCCGTGGCACACACCGTGAAACTGAACCGGTGGGCGCAGGCGTTCCAGGATCTGGGGAACGTGGACCCTCGCCTCGCGCTGGACCTGGCGCTCGCGCTGCTCCCCGGGATTGAGCGCGGGCGCACGGGCATCGGGCAGCTGCTGGGCGTCGTCACCGCGCAGTACGCGCGGGCGCAGGCTGAGGGGTGGGCGCCGCCGCTCGGCGAGGATCTCGTCGGCTGGCTTGGCCTTTTCCGAGGCTCCTCACAGGCCGCCAAGTATGCGCGCACGCTGAAGGAGATGAGCCAATGAGTTCGCCGATGACGCTCCCCGCCCGCAGGGCGGCCCTCAAGCGCCTCCTCGCCTCCGGGGAGAGCGCCATCGACGCCTACGAGCGGGTGCTGGAAGGGGCCTCGGAGAAGGATCGGCGCTCCCTGTTCAAGTCCGTGCCCTTCGCTCGCCTCGTCCCGCCAGCCGTCGAGTGGGAGTGGGACGCGGTCCCAGAGGACACGGTGCGCATGTGCGCGTTCCTGCGCGCCGCCCTGGCTGGGAGCGATGATGCCGGCGACGACTACGGTGCCCGGTGGTCGGGCCGCCGCGGCGGTGACCCGCGCGAGGGGGCGGACCTGGAGCGTCTGCTCGCCGCCCACAGGCGCGGCGCGGCTGGGCGCAGCGGTGAGTGGCTCGAGGAGGCCGCCGGGAGCCCCGGCGGCGTTGCCTTCTGGCACACCTACCGCTCCCTCCTGGCCGAGCGTGGAGCGTTCCTCACCTCCGCTCCCTCCCTGGAGTACTTCGCGCGCAGGATCATTCCCGCGCCCCACCCCACCTCGGATGGGACGCAGCGCTTCTTCGAGGAGAACCCGACCTTCCTGGAGCACGAGTTCTGGCAGTTTTTCCGCGTCGAGGGCGCCCTGCCGGGCTCTGCCCTCTTCGTGTGGATGTACCGCGAGGACCCCTCCGCGCCCGGCGGCGACTTCGAGCGCCTGCACAGCCACGACCTGGTCCGCTACATGGCGACGCGCCTCCCGCAGCTGCGACCCCGCATCCTCTCCGAGTGTCTGGCCGCGCAGCGGCGCGACTTTTCCGCGTACAACGCCCGCGTCTTCTCGCGGGCCTGGGAGGCACTCGAACCGACGCGCGAGGAAAAGGTCGCGGCGGCCTCGGACCTCATCGCCCTGCTCGGAGCCCAGCCCTCTCCGACGGTGTCCCTGGCCCACAAGGCCCTCCTCGGCCTCGTCGGGGAGCTGTCGGTGGGGCAGGTGGACGTGCTCGTGCGGGGCAGCGCCCAGGTCCTCGCGCGCTCCGAGAAGAAGCTGCTGCGCGCGCACGTGCGCCTGCTCGCCGCCCTCGTCAAGGCCCATCCCGGCTGCGCGGCCGCCGTCAGCGACGTCGTGGGTGCCGCCGAGTTCCCCCTCGACCTGCGAGACCGCGCAGCCGCGCTCGTCGCGGCACCCACTGGTTCCGGGGACTCTGACGGTTCCGGGGACTGTGGGGACGAGGCCGGGGCCGGGCCTGCGGGGGCGGCCGCCCCCGGCGCAACCGCCCGGGGACGTGAACCCGGGGAGGGGGCCCAGGCCTCGTGGACGTTCCCGGACGCCCCCGCAGCGGACCTGCCGCGCACGTCGCATACCGCCGAGCTGCCCGACGACAATGACGCGGCCGTCGCTGCGTTGCACGCCCTCTTCGAGGACGCGGCAGCGGGCGCCGCCCTGCCCGCGCTCCTGACGCGCATCAGCGGCGAGGGCATCGAGCTGGCGGAGGCCGACAAGGCGCTGCTCGCCAGGTACTGGCGCAGCGCCCCCAACTGGAAGGGCGCCAACCAGCTCTCCTACCTGGCCTCGCGGCTCCTGCGCGACGTGGATGTGAAGGACGCGCCCGAGGCCGGCCACTTCCGCGGCTACCGGCGCAAGGGCAGCGAGTGGGAGCAGCACCGCGGCCCGGTCCGCCTCCTGCACGAGCAGCTGCGCGTCGCATTGGGGGACAAGCCCTACGACAAGCCGAACGGTCAGGACATGTACCGCTTCGACCCGATCCTGACCGAGCCGCTGGAACCCATCGAGGCGCAGTGGGAGCGGCAGATCATTCGGGCTCCCTATCAAAAGCCTGTGAGCGTCGTGCGCGGCGAGTACACCAAGACGGACGACATGCACGAGACGTGGGTGATCCCCGGGCAAACCCTGGCCACGGGCGAGGACTCGCTGGCGGGCGCCCTCGCCAACGTCGCGGGGGTGGCTCCCGAGTTCACCGGGCGGCTCCTGGAATCCGGGGACTACCGGTCGAGCGGCGTCGCCTACGCGTGGGCTGCCTGGGCCCTCCAGCACAACCCGGACATTCTGGCTGCCCACGCGATGCCCGTCCTCCAGGGTGCGTTTGTCAAGTTCCCGCAGGTGATTGCGCCCTTCGAGGTGGTCGTGCGCGCGCTGGGGGAGGGGTGGCGGGCGCCGGGCGCGCCCACCTACTCGGCCCTGGCGTGGGCGTCCACCGCCGCGCAGGCACCCTACCGGGCCATCGCCGCCGAGGCCATCGCGAGCCTCGCCGACACCGGCCGATACGACCCGGCGGCCATGGCTGGTGAGTTCGGCTACCTGCTGCGCAACGGGTGGTTCGGTCCCGGGCGGGTCGCCCAGACGCTCACCGACTGCGCGTCCATCTCGGCGCTGGCCGGCTACCGCGTCGCCCAGACCATCGCCGTCCTGCTTCCGTCACTCGTTGGCATCCGGGGTTCGAATCGTATGGTCGAGGCCCTGGTGGCGCTCGCGGGCGACTACGGCATGAGGGTGTGCGTGCCTGATGAGCTGCGCCCCAAGATGAAGGGATCGAGCGCTCTCGCTCAGGCGCTGCGGGCGCTCGACGCGCTGCCCCACGCACCCACGCGCCACGCCCGCGAGGCGGCGGAGGCGCTCGGCGCGGCGTGTGCGCGCCGAGATCGAGGCACCCCTGCGTGACCTGATCCGCTGGGGACTCTTGACGTACTGAGTGGTGTTGTGTGCGTGGGTGCCGCGGCTGCAGGGGCAGCCGCGGCGCCCGGCGTCAGGGCGTTGTTACTTGTTGTCGGGGTGGATGCAGTCCGGGCCTCGTGAATGTTTACTGGCCGTAGTGGAAGCGGCAGGAAATGATCCAGAGGGCTTTGCCGTCGTCGCTGATCTGGTAGATCAGGCGGTGCCGTGAGTCGATCCGGCGTGACCAGTACCCCGAGAACTCGTAGCGAAGAGGCTCAGGCTTGCCGATCCCCTCGTTTCCGTTGCGCTGGATGTCCTTGATGAGTGCGTTGATGCGCTTGAGGGTCTTGCGATCCTCGAACTGCCACCAGACGTAGTCGTTCCAGGCCTCCTCATCCCATGTGATGTGCATGGTCAGTCCTCGTCGAGCTCAATGAGGTCGTGAACGACGCCCTCGCCAGCGCGGTGACGTGCGATCGATTCGCGCAGGTGGCGGGCGTTCGCGGGGGACTGCATGAGGTAGACGGTCTCCATGAGGGACTCGTACTCGTCGAGGGCGATGATGACGGCGCTCTCGTGGCCCTGGCGGGTGATGACGATTTCCTCGCGGTCGTTGACGACCTGGTCGAGGACCTCGGCGTAGCGTGCGCGCGACTCGGTGTAGGTCATGGTTTTCATGGGGTGCTCCTCTGCTCGCCTATGTACAGAATAGTGTACAGGAAGTGAGGGTGTGTGTCTCCAGCCGGATGGTGATGCGCGGGGCAACACCTCCGTGCGGGGGCCGGCTACTGCGGGACTGCTGGCGCGGAACTGATGACGCGGGGTCTGCATCGCGGCGTTCTTCACCTGGGAGGGAGAAGGCTGTGCGTTCTGGATAGGAAATGCCGATCTGGATAGGAAATGCCGATCTGGATAGGAACCGCTGATCTGGATAGGTTGTTTTCCTATCCGCAACGTCATAACCTATCCAGTTCGTGGTTTCCTATCCACTTCGTGGCCGCCCATGCCCATGCGCGTCCGCACGTGGGCCCGATGATATGCACATGGGCCCTTTCATCCGCACGGGGGGCAGCGCCGCCTACGCGCAGGTTATGGGGTTTACGTGTGTGTCAAGGGGTTAACGTGCAGCCCTTAGTGGCCGCGGTGGTGAGCTTTCGCTTTCAGGCGGGCGAGGTGGCGTTTCTCTTCAGCTTTCTGCCTCTTCTTCTGCCTGGTTACGGAAGCTCGTTCTCGTGCCGTGCGTTCGCGTTCCTGTGAGCGGAGGCGTCGCTACTGGATGGCCGGCTTGCCGCCGGAGGACAGGGGGGCGCGGCTGCGCGACTGGTTGTCGAGCTCCCGCTCCCAGGCCGAGGAGCGCTCCCACTTTTGGGGTGACAAGAGACGCAGGTCCCCCATGGACGCGATCGCGTCGAGCAGGAGGAAACGTGGGGCGGGGTAGGGGGCATCCCACGGGATGGCGGTCCACAGGCCCTTCGGGCCCAGCAGGAAGGTGCCTCGGTTGCGCTCGTGCAGGTCGTTGGTCGCCTCCTGCGCCTTACCCTCGGCGGCCCACAGCCAGCGGGTTGTGCGGAACGCGTCCCAGACCTCGTTCCACGAGGAGTAGGACAAGTCCAGCGCGCGGTTGACGAGAGCGAGAGTGTCCCAGGCCTCGTCCTCGCTCAGCCAGCCGAGGCCCGCCCCCGCGCGCGTCAGCATCGCGACGCGCAGGAAGTCCCACGCCCCAAAGTCCACGGATTGAATGCCGCGATCGTTGGCGACGATGCGGTTGATGCGCCAGCGTTTTTCCCACGCGTAGGTGTCGTTGTCCGCGGTTTTGTTCAGGCGCGCGAGCGTCGAGGAGACCCACGAGGGGTTGGCGCATTGGGAGCGCAGGCGCTCGTAGTCCTCGCGGTGCCCGGACTTCATGAGCGTGTAGAGCTGGCGGAGGAGGCCGTCGCGGCCGGTGATGCCCCAGTCGCGGGCGAGCATCTGCTCGATCGCCCGCTTGTCACCCAGCGCGAGCGTGTCCACCGTGTTGCCCTGGCACAGCGCGTAGGGGATCGCCGGGGCGAGTAGGCGCGCCTTCGGGTTCGCCGCCAGCTTCTTGAGCGAGCCTGTGAGTTTCGGGGTGTGGTGCTTGTTGAGCTTGTCCCACTCCTCGCCTTTTCCGGCCTTGCGCACGTCGTGCGGCGCGGGGGTGGCGCCCTTGGAGCGGTCGAGTGCTTCGCGGATGAGGAGGTAGGGCGTGCAGAGCACCAGCAGGGCTATCGCCAGTGCAACGGGGACAGGTATCTGGGAGACAAGATGCGCGAACACGGACACGATTCTGCCCGATGGCTGGTAGGTCACACAAGCGATGGGCGCGATGGGGACGTGGGACGAGGCCGGGGCCGGGTTGCGTGGGTCCCGGCCCCGGCCTCGTGGGTCGGTGTCGGTCAGCGCACGTCTTGGGGGTCAGCCCGCCCGCTTCGGCGTGATCCCCATGAGGACCGTTTCCGGGTGGGGGTAGAAGCCCAGGAAGGAGCGCAAGCGAGTAAGCCACGAATCCGATCGCGTGGGGGATGCGATGAGCAGGTCGTCGTAGAAAGGTACTGCGTCGTGCAGGCCAACGTCCTCCAGCGAGGCCAGCTGGATGCCCGAGGGGGCGGTATACAGGTTCATCGGTGGGTTCTTG encodes:
- a CDS encoding DUF6493 family protein; amino-acid sequence: MSSPMTLPARRAALKRLLASGESAIDAYERVLEGASEKDRRSLFKSVPFARLVPPAVEWEWDAVPEDTVRMCAFLRAALAGSDDAGDDYGARWSGRRGGDPREGADLERLLAAHRRGAAGRSGEWLEEAAGSPGGVAFWHTYRSLLAERGAFLTSAPSLEYFARRIIPAPHPTSDGTQRFFEENPTFLEHEFWQFFRVEGALPGSALFVWMYREDPSAPGGDFERLHSHDLVRYMATRLPQLRPRILSECLAAQRRDFSAYNARVFSRAWEALEPTREEKVAAASDLIALLGAQPSPTVSLAHKALLGLVGELSVGQVDVLVRGSAQVLARSEKKLLRAHVRLLAALVKAHPGCAAAVSDVVGAAEFPLDLRDRAAALVAAPTGSGDSDGSGDCGDEAGAGPAGAAAPGATARGREPGEGAQASWTFPDAPAADLPRTSHTAELPDDNDAAVAALHALFEDAAAGAALPALLTRISGEGIELAEADKALLARYWRSAPNWKGANQLSYLASRLLRDVDVKDAPEAGHFRGYRRKGSEWEQHRGPVRLLHEQLRVALGDKPYDKPNGQDMYRFDPILTEPLEPIEAQWERQIIRAPYQKPVSVVRGEYTKTDDMHETWVIPGQTLATGEDSLAGALANVAGVAPEFTGRLLESGDYRSSGVAYAWAAWALQHNPDILAAHAMPVLQGAFVKFPQVIAPFEVVVRALGEGWRAPGAPTYSALAWASTAAQAPYRAIAAEAIASLADTGRYDPAAMAGEFGYLLRNGWFGPGRVAQTLTDCASISALAGYRVAQTIAVLLPSLVGIRGSNRMVEALVALAGDYGMRVCVPDELRPKMKGSSALAQALRALDALPHAPTRHAREAAEALGAACARRDRGTPA
- a CDS encoding DUF6493 family protein, with translation MSTIRWLPDTLDECMDFWRLHLWVRQHPGLWTLDQVYARMLEINDGPPTDADLAVSTRLSDPWMDGIGFLRLAELKGDLALEHDERFLTALIGLEPGLQLPLMRADRELREELVWGMLRQEGNRGVSLSASDRSASMGSRRAPGWSRTLAACADEGLIDRDRLIDALLAMLAADLPSARAGWHSRTLRLLAMTLDEAEARQGALCALMSSPVGPTVTLAVGQLTALSKGGRLDLELFARSCEGALMGSKANALRVLGVLRDGLGAVEGTDLEPLLGVALSFPDAQVQRAALGLARDNVTASLLTRESVAAIVRLADLDPLVVPEAREFVSVCAVGDRPGPGLVPETRGEPGSFLPPPREAGDLVPMSAEDVSGRVGVLAEKAQMGLEYEALLAFLASPEFTPDALESLRPLVRHLTTRRFGYERMLGSLLQIALDGGGEGVESPLAAGTAWLESENMPTLLRERIIEVVGLVECGRRYRLLATPTDDRGAVNPLVLVHRALDNGDAAPLPADLTQALLRVDTEHPDCAAALALVEEREAELPAADRIRLALTGAVRRRAEGYLSSLAVAWEGHPAYESRSGKPKVARDGSPVYAFFTPRVVGADTGATGPELGALADIASASGDFTAHRYLYPASVRHFAVCLIASQWYVLDSTQLTADCYRALCEHGGRWDSLSAQLLGQAMGEREVESRALGVEALAALVARGDLSFDQAVAGFEAVAHTVKLNRWAQAFQDLGNVDPRLALDLALALLPGIERGRTGIGQLLGVVTAQYARAQAEGWAPPLGEDLVGWLGLFRGSSQAAKYARTLKEMSQ
- a CDS encoding SWIM zinc finger family protein; this encodes MDYELAYRYGVPSRLDEGAGLALATSGGSTPEGEAAHPYFFSGFMERPDVVAAGLLAVARVARTRFYVPPGMVPTPGGGLTRIGMLDPVVTSTAEGLRFESFSVCCGVYARLDVQASALDATHCAVGVTNVDVNQPLRAALASLRAGEPLHLGVGEEGLTATTLDEEVTEEKVQLSLRWLKGFAETQMLSSVMMPLHALNAVQARAFIRGLPRSSATGTVMWAGRAVRGLRLGTRPAPGAACVAGPERLRVFEPLLHLMTSLEAYGSHVDAGSEPVASLWVACLPGARLSVGLSPAKSRGFSGEGAVLASLGDPRVEEDADMLSALLSFEPRIDTRLMAARSGLAPDRVAGGLALLASSGQVGFDVTEGAYFHRPLPVRADALTAMHPRLAGARTLIERGAITREEGARFRVSSGANRYRVEVPADPYAIGEYRCTCPWWMKHRGGRGPCKHVLAVSLLLKEES
- a CDS encoding Txe/YoeB family addiction module toxin gives rise to the protein MHITWDEEAWNDYVWWQFEDRKTLKRINALIKDIQRNGNEGIGKPEPLRYEFSGYWSRRIDSRHRLIYQISDDGKALWIISCRFHYGQ
- a CDS encoding type II toxin-antitoxin system Phd/YefM family antitoxin is translated as MKTMTYTESRARYAEVLDQVVNDREEIVITRQGHESAVIIALDEYESLMETVYLMQSPANARHLRESIARHRAGEGVVHDLIELDED
- a CDS encoding methyltransferase — translated: MTTSVPVPALDRDLIARLRFDVIASSWTIDTLEALLSADTFAALMRDSRLPALVELAGVADPAATLTRFFILGQPERASALAGALPTLGAQGLETLGLAAVIDEAEAASGLVMPRACAKPTSTSAPTRERAEAGEDGEASSREAPTLPTMRDPDEEASEPEVEHDPWMRALFDLRPHAAALPGGDHDWWVTSDLGEAQTGRPLADDHVLGIGGATLTLLEMTVRDRVDSALDLGCGCGIQALYLATHADRVVATDLSARACALTQFNAALNETVIDVREGSLFEPVAGETFDLIVSNPPFVITPDSVRGTAGLLEYRDGGMDRDNLIRAVLREAPTYLAPGGTLQMLANWEIPASRNPDTQWSWRVDSWLDGLPVDAWVVQRDVLDPARYVDMWIRDSGGQLMARADYDRAFTSWLVDFRRAGTGAIGMGFVALRRLDEAEAASGGVRAYDLSLDGHAPRGRDVAWALASLRAPELWEVALTRASDVREERHYVPGSPDPELLILHQGGGLGRSVPVSSAVSAVVGASDGELTVGQIASAVAMLTSVEVEDVRAEVEAPLRDLIRWGFLTY
- a CDS encoding DUF1266 domain-containing protein; its protein translation is MFAHLVSQIPVPVALAIALLVLCTPYLLIREALDRSKGATPAPHDVRKAGKGEEWDKLNKHHTPKLTGSLKKLAANPKARLLAPAIPYALCQGNTVDTLALGDKRAIEQMLARDWGITGRDGLLRQLYTLMKSGHREDYERLRSQCANPSWVSSTLARLNKTADNDTYAWEKRWRINRIVANDRGIQSVDFGAWDFLRVAMLTRAGAGLGWLSEDEAWDTLALVNRALDLSYSSWNEVWDAFRTTRWLWAAEGKAQEATNDLHERNRGTFLLGPKGLWTAIPWDAPYPAPRFLLLDAIASMGDLRLLSPQKWERSSAWERELDNQSRSRAPLSSGGKPAIQ